A window from Myxocyprinus asiaticus isolate MX2 ecotype Aquarium Trade chromosome 37, UBuf_Myxa_2, whole genome shotgun sequence encodes these proteins:
- the LOC127427710 gene encoding post-GPI attachment to proteins factor 4-like: MFRWRTCINKHFRRSSPVAQVLLLCVLTFGVILPICCHRLLYSYYFLNTLYLDSLSDAALQESYNRAQEALGFWEGVDSKESLKDPVEMVAKKPDLLVTVVTASRTEGRDYHYLLQVTQRLASLLKACGDKPCAEVMLCDVESGPSLNEDALLLEKQFLVVRRSPDERRKIREAVNIFEKEKRDYVYCLRKGWDLMRPKNVIVLEDDALPGTDFFPLIKNLLSRKFARNTLYVKLYHPERLQRYWNPEPFRILEWLGLGMFGATILLLIFSHCTYLSFTLSFPHLLFLTLYVMAVVELAGRHYLMEIRRLSPQLYAVSPATECCTPAMLFPGNASIRAAEYLDQVECAQGNAKDMVLYKIVRSTPGERAHSVEPNAIKHIGAYSSVRFNPLRPRLI; the protein is encoded by the coding sequence ATGTTTCGATGGAGGACCTGTATCAACAAGCACTTTCGACGGTCCAGCCCTGTAGCTCAAGTGTTGCTTTTGTGTGTTTTAACCTTTGGAGTGATACTGCCTATATGCTGTCACCGTTTACTGTActcatattattttttaaacactctGTATCTTGATTCGTTGAGCGATGCAGCTCTACAAGAGAGCTACAACAGGGCTCAGGAGGCCCTGGGTTTCTGGGAGGGTGTGGACTCTAAAGAAAGCCTGAAGGACCCAGTGGAAATGGTGGCTAAGAAACCGGATCTCTTGGTCACTGTTGTGACAGCCAGCAGAACGGAGGGTAGGGACTATCACTACCTGTTGCAGGTGACTCAACGGCTCGCGTCGCTCCTTAAAGCCTGCGGTGATAAACCATGTGCCGAGGTCATGCTTTGTGATGTCGAAAGTGGGCCTTCTTTGAACGAGGATGCATTGCTTCTGGAGAAACAGTTCCTAGTTGTTCGACGATCTCCAGATGAAAGGCGTAAGATCAGAGAAGCTGTAAACATCTTCGAGAAGGAGAAAAGAGATTACGTTTACTGCCTAAGGAAGGGATGGGACCTTATGAGGCCAAAAAACGTCATTGTCCTGGAGGATGATGCACTGCCAGGGACGGATTTTTTTCCATTGATTAAAAACTTGCTCTCACGGAAGTTTGCTCGTAACACTCTGTACGTGAAGCTCTACCACCCAGAGCGTCTGCAGAGGTACTGGAATCCGGAGCCGTTTCGCATTCTGGAATGGCTGGGACTTGGCATGTTTGGTGCAACAATCCTTCTCCTCATATTTTCCCACTGTACGTATCTCTCTTTTACCCTCTCCTTTCCTCATCTTCTCTTTCTGACTCTTTATGTAATGGCTGTGGTTGAGCTGGCAGGGAGGCACTATCTAATGGAGATTAGACGCCTTTCCCCCCAACTGTATGCCGTGTCACCTGCCACTGAATGCTGTACTCCCGCTATGCTCTTTCCGGGCAACGCTTCCATTCGAGCAGCAGAGTACCTGGACCAGGTCGAATGTGCTCAGGGTAATGCAAAAGACATGGTACTGTACAAGATTGTCAGATCGACACCAGGAGAGAGGGCTCACAGCGTTGAACCCAATGCGATCAAGCATATTGGAGCGTACTCCTCCGTCAGGTTCAATCCCCTTCGACCCAGGTTAATTTGA
- the LOC127427712 gene encoding myelin and lymphocyte protein-like, protein MVTNTGQMGYLPSGGAIFCTIPDILYLPELVFGGLVWCLIASTYIIPYNPQAYVIAVSIFCFVMTFLWMMIFACGSHHNRSSWAGADVAYHGFAAFLYLSASVLLAVVTISFGQLDGGKDTLIYKLDVAAVVFSFFTTLLYVIHTIFSAIRWKTF, encoded by the exons ATGGTGACTAATACAGGGCAAATGGGCTACCTGCCAAGCGGAGGTGCCATATTCTGCACCATACCCGACATTCTATACCTGCCAGAGCTT gtcTTTGGCGGACTGGTGTGGTGCCTGATAGCATCTACGTACATCATACCTTACAACCCCCAGGCATATGTGATTGCTGTGtcaattttttgttttgtcatgacCTTCCTCTGGATGATGATATTCGCCTGTGGGTCACATCATAACAGAAGCTCTTGGGCAGGCGCG GATGTAGCATACCATGGATTTGCAGCATTCCTCTATCTCAGTGCGTCTGTGCTTCTAGCTGTGGTAACCATTAGCTTCGGTCAATTAGATGGAGGCAAAGACACGCTTATTTACAAGCTGGATGTAGCTGCTGTG GTGTTTTCCTTTTTCACCACTTTACTGTATGTCATCCACACCATTTTCTCAGCCATCAGATGGAAAACCTTCTAA